A genomic region of Vibrio sp. 10N contains the following coding sequences:
- a CDS encoding OmpA family protein, with translation MEKLFGSQKPKEGSGEHWMSVSDLMAGLMMVFLFISVALMRDAMVERDKIKDVAETYKQTQQAIYIALLEEFAKDLDHWGAEIDRDTLSVNFTAPDVLFANGKANLTDQFQSILDDFFPRYLAVLEKYQPIIQEIKIEGHTSSRWNHDSTDYEAYFNNMRLSQSRTRAVLGYVMALEPVKNDYYEWVKGNVAAVGYSSSKLALDEAGVEDEKRSRRVSFRIITNAEQQILKILGAE, from the coding sequence ATGGAAAAATTGTTTGGCTCTCAAAAGCCCAAAGAAGGAAGTGGTGAACATTGGATGTCTGTGTCCGACCTTATGGCTGGACTCATGATGGTTTTCCTATTCATTTCAGTTGCTCTGATGCGTGATGCTATGGTTGAACGCGACAAGATTAAAGATGTTGCTGAAACCTACAAGCAAACTCAGCAAGCTATTTATATCGCGCTCCTTGAGGAGTTCGCTAAGGATTTAGATCACTGGGGAGCAGAGATCGACCGTGATACTCTGAGTGTCAACTTTACCGCTCCAGATGTACTGTTTGCTAATGGTAAGGCTAATCTAACCGACCAGTTTCAATCAATATTGGATGATTTTTTCCCTCGCTATTTAGCTGTTCTTGAAAAATACCAGCCAATTATCCAGGAAATCAAAATTGAAGGTCACACCTCAAGTCGTTGGAATCATGATTCAACAGACTATGAAGCCTACTTCAATAATATGCGACTCTCTCAGTCACGTACCCGAGCTGTTTTGGGGTACGTGATGGCCTTGGAACCAGTTAAGAATGACTATTATGAGTGGGTTAAAGGGAACGTAGCGGCAGTTGGTTACTCATCTTCAAAACTTGCATTAGACGAGGCTGGTGTTGAAGATGAAAAGCGTTCACGTAGAGTGTCTTTCCGAATCATTACCAATGCTGAACAACAGATACTCAAGATTTTGGGGGCAGAATGA
- a CDS encoding chemotaxis protein: MLDRVAIISGDGVTDIIIITTLALFFFFAVREIKATWGAISQLKAIAGLKNNHSTDLVEPESLSEIQLKWLAEHLVYTPTESGLKIESKAGLWLTKSPLSHMLPSCDSTRYKLVPALLTSIGITGTFLGITLGLSQFSMAGDSKALLSSAAELLEGMKTAFYTSLAGLSSSAVFMALMKMSSSRLSKAQGAFLKAISSQYFEASPVHYLKNMSNEGQQEVVAAQLRSASAIESMSQQFRDTAASLNNLGDSFDGNAIAEKVSEAVKGSIEDQLTPAMQAIRGELSALRDIKEQSQKELVELLVDKMKSELIDPVSEELKKTSEAVSQSNEVSAQLNANVEKVVTSTAQTVETINEFQKDTMDKLQQFAESLKQILASFKDDTQGAMSTIAKEVQTLLDGASKGLEEQRDAFELSAGRASAAFEGIKTSMDGALNERQQKEKALFDGVETRINALIEGSSAAFKQQTDVLEAVGDQASSLMTSAKQELESGLGDIDEKVKSMSTTVQKELEAFRLQYQQNLTAYFEQQNSLLEDSLSKQRNGLNEVVENFRKVFESEYQARHNLLQELTAQYEKLEASAQTVERVAKAIGLNEASRMAELQDAAQTMGRQIALLKKEYATASASFTDVTENLPKAMDEYFSRANESFETFFNDFDQSASTIHNKLSQAAGYLINAQVQNREFEADRAEA, from the coding sequence ATGCTAGACAGAGTCGCAATCATATCGGGTGATGGGGTAACAGATATTATCATCATCACAACGTTAGCTTTGTTCTTCTTTTTCGCAGTGCGTGAAATAAAGGCTACCTGGGGGGCAATCTCGCAGCTTAAAGCTATAGCCGGCCTTAAAAACAATCATTCCACAGACCTAGTAGAGCCTGAAAGCCTATCGGAGATTCAACTTAAATGGTTGGCTGAGCACCTAGTTTACACGCCTACCGAAAGTGGTCTAAAAATTGAGAGCAAAGCGGGGCTTTGGTTAACGAAGTCACCTCTGTCTCATATGCTTCCATCTTGTGATTCGACCCGCTACAAGTTGGTTCCTGCTCTCTTAACCAGCATAGGTATCACTGGTACGTTTCTGGGGATCACGCTTGGTTTGAGTCAGTTCAGTATGGCTGGAGATTCCAAAGCGTTGCTGAGCTCTGCTGCTGAGCTCTTGGAAGGTATGAAAACAGCTTTTTACACTTCTCTAGCTGGTTTAAGTAGCTCAGCCGTGTTTATGGCTTTAATGAAAATGTCTTCAAGCCGTCTTTCTAAAGCTCAAGGAGCATTCTTAAAAGCTATTTCAAGTCAATACTTCGAGGCGAGCCCAGTCCATTATCTGAAGAACATGTCGAATGAAGGGCAGCAGGAAGTGGTTGCCGCGCAGTTGCGTTCTGCTTCAGCTATCGAAAGCATGAGCCAACAGTTTAGGGATACTGCCGCTTCCCTTAATAACCTGGGTGACTCATTCGATGGCAATGCAATAGCGGAGAAAGTATCTGAGGCAGTTAAGGGATCAATCGAAGACCAGCTTACGCCTGCAATGCAAGCGATAAGAGGAGAACTCTCTGCTCTTAGAGACATCAAAGAGCAATCACAAAAAGAGCTAGTTGAGTTGCTCGTGGATAAGATGAAATCAGAGTTGATTGACCCTGTATCAGAAGAGCTTAAGAAAACAAGTGAAGCAGTCTCTCAGAGTAATGAAGTTTCCGCTCAGCTTAATGCCAATGTTGAGAAAGTGGTGACCAGCACTGCGCAAACTGTAGAGACAATCAACGAGTTCCAGAAAGATACAATGGACAAGTTGCAACAGTTTGCTGAATCACTAAAGCAAATTCTCGCGAGCTTTAAAGACGACACTCAAGGAGCGATGTCTACAATCGCGAAAGAAGTCCAAACATTGCTTGATGGCGCTTCGAAAGGTCTGGAAGAGCAGAGGGATGCCTTTGAACTCAGTGCGGGAAGAGCTTCTGCAGCCTTTGAAGGAATCAAAACTTCAATGGATGGTGCGCTTAACGAAAGGCAACAAAAAGAGAAAGCACTATTCGACGGTGTGGAGACTCGAATCAATGCACTCATCGAAGGCTCAAGTGCTGCGTTTAAGCAGCAAACTGATGTGTTGGAGGCTGTAGGCGATCAAGCTAGTAGTTTAATGACTTCAGCGAAGCAAGAACTAGAGTCAGGCTTAGGCGACATTGATGAAAAAGTTAAGTCGATGTCGACAACCGTTCAGAAAGAGCTAGAAGCTTTCCGGCTGCAGTATCAACAGAATCTAACGGCGTACTTCGAACAGCAGAATTCTTTACTAGAGGATAGCTTAAGTAAGCAGCGTAACGGTCTCAATGAGGTTGTGGAGAATTTCCGCAAAGTCTTCGAGAGCGAATACCAAGCTCGCCACAATCTACTTCAAGAGCTCACGGCACAGTATGAAAAACTAGAAGCTTCTGCCCAAACGGTTGAGCGTGTCGCTAAAGCAATCGGGTTAAACGAAGCGTCGAGAATGGCAGAGCTTCAAGATGCTGCGCAAACAATGGGAAGACAAATCGCACTATTGAAGAAAGAGTATGCAACGGCTTCTGCGTCGTTTACCGATGTGACAGAGAACCTTCCGAAAGCCATGGACGAATACTTCTCGCGAGCAAATGAGAGCTTTGAAACATTCTTCAATGATTTCGACCAATCGGCAAGCACGATCCATAATAAATTGTCACAAGCAGCTGGCTACTTGATTAACGCTCAAGTTCAAAATCGAGAATTTGAAGCAGATAGAGCGGAGGCTTGA
- a CDS encoding OmpA family protein, with amino-acid sequence MRSLSHSPRTADAEESGVWLSVGDLMSVLLMIFALLLISALVQISEVYEESQNTRIVIIKDINDKLNAEGIGVQADPETGDISITDSILFDLNDYKLKASGQEFLEKFIPIYSDAIFQSQATADEVSRVVIEGHSSSEGAFDRNMELSVLRANSVIAFVNSMEFSNKQRFFDKAVISGRGPIEARQDAADAADRKVKFRFQFKDEEFLGNFSEVKKVE; translated from the coding sequence ATGCGGAGTTTATCCCACTCACCAAGAACTGCAGATGCAGAAGAGTCTGGTGTATGGCTCTCGGTTGGGGATCTAATGTCAGTCTTGCTGATGATCTTCGCCTTGCTGCTCATCAGTGCTTTGGTTCAAATTTCTGAGGTATATGAAGAAAGCCAAAATACTCGAATCGTAATTATCAAAGATATCAACGATAAGTTGAATGCCGAGGGAATTGGCGTCCAAGCTGATCCAGAAACAGGTGATATCTCAATTACAGATTCAATCTTATTTGACCTTAACGACTATAAATTGAAAGCGTCAGGGCAAGAGTTTTTGGAAAAGTTCATTCCAATATACTCTGATGCGATTTTTCAGTCTCAAGCTACCGCTGATGAAGTTAGCCGAGTTGTGATTGAGGGACATTCGAGTTCCGAAGGTGCGTTTGACAGGAATATGGAACTGAGTGTTTTACGCGCAAACAGTGTTATCGCTTTCGTTAACTCAATGGAATTTAGTAATAAACAGCGCTTCTTCGATAAGGCGGTAATTTCTGGACGAGGCCCCATTGAAGCTCGACAAGACGCAGCCGATGCGGCTGACCGTAAGGTGAAGTTCCGCTTTCAGTTCAAAGATGAAGAGTTTCTTGGCAATTTCTCAGAGGTGAAAAAAGTTGAGTAG
- a CDS encoding site-specific integrase, which translates to MRTGEVDGLMWEGVDLENKTITVSQSIVRGRLKGLKTDGSYRVIQLTDRVVEALEKHCVCADKKLKYVFTNAQNRHLNYAVVARSVWYSAIERAGLKRRNPYQTRHTFATLLLAAGESPEWIANQMGHTTTTMLFRVYSRYVPNLTRRDGSAFAAFLNVGGN; encoded by the coding sequence ATGAGAACCGGTGAAGTTGATGGGTTGATGTGGGAAGGCGTGGATTTGGAGAACAAAACCATTACGGTTAGTCAAAGTATTGTGCGTGGCCGATTGAAAGGGCTCAAAACCGATGGTTCATATCGCGTGATTCAGCTTACAGATAGGGTGGTGGAAGCTCTTGAAAAGCATTGTGTTTGCGCCGATAAAAAACTGAAATATGTGTTTACTAATGCACAAAATCGTCACCTCAATTACGCTGTAGTTGCTCGTTCCGTTTGGTATTCGGCTATTGAAAGAGCAGGGTTAAAACGACGTAATCCGTATCAAACCCGCCATACCTTCGCAACGTTACTTTTGGCGGCAGGTGAATCTCCTGAATGGATCGCGAATCAAATGGGTCACACTACGACTACGATGCTGTTTCGTGTGTATTCTCGTTACGTCCCAAACCTTACGCGCCGAGATGGTAGCGCGTTTGCCGCTTTCTTAAATGTAGGGGGTAACTAA
- a CDS encoding threonine/serine exporter family protein — protein sequence MPSTQTIKKIVDIGDTLHRSGCAPYKVEKYAQYYAQKHGIDVMVQATPTAINYQFPDKDNTVVLKRLKPASINLSLLANTIIRINQPSNEPVPEPVGYPKWVVALANMGIPPAYLMLVGSTLEAIAFSMLLGLMVWVCQLVYRGRNSIAVEFISALLTGVLVAFIASTGAAIPIWALCIASVVLFVPGLSIANSLECLAFNDLVSGTALLGQSALTLIKLFIGVMMGLNIGEAFWGQAESISYTNEVPLWLHCFGLLLISTSIGVIFNARPKDILLGLPVAVLGMWGPFYLGFDSGWVVGTWVTTVLITLYGTWVAKRLDLTGSIYIVQGIIILVPGSRVMVSASQSVFEQSILPIPNIGLSALFMFSAIVAGQITAYSIYSPKIER from the coding sequence ATGCCTTCCACTCAAACAATAAAGAAAATCGTAGATATCGGCGACACACTTCATCGTAGTGGGTGTGCCCCTTATAAAGTGGAAAAGTACGCGCAGTACTACGCGCAAAAACACGGCATCGATGTCATGGTGCAAGCCACACCCACTGCCATCAACTATCAATTTCCAGACAAAGACAACACGGTTGTACTAAAGCGACTAAAACCCGCCTCCATCAACCTAAGCTTGCTCGCCAACACTATCATTCGAATCAATCAGCCGAGTAATGAGCCCGTACCGGAGCCTGTTGGTTACCCAAAGTGGGTGGTCGCACTTGCTAATATGGGGATCCCACCCGCTTACCTCATGTTGGTAGGCAGCACATTGGAAGCCATTGCATTTTCTATGTTGCTGGGTTTGATGGTTTGGGTATGTCAGCTTGTTTATCGTGGACGCAACTCTATCGCCGTAGAGTTCATTTCTGCTCTACTAACCGGGGTTCTCGTGGCCTTTATCGCCAGTACCGGCGCAGCGATCCCTATATGGGCGTTATGTATCGCGAGTGTCGTTTTGTTTGTACCTGGTTTATCAATCGCCAACTCACTTGAGTGTTTGGCATTTAATGATTTAGTGTCAGGAACGGCATTGTTGGGACAAAGTGCACTGACCCTTATTAAGCTGTTTATTGGCGTCATGATGGGGTTAAACATCGGTGAAGCATTCTGGGGACAGGCAGAGTCCATCTCATACACCAATGAAGTTCCGTTGTGGCTACACTGCTTTGGGCTTTTGCTTATCTCAACGTCTATCGGTGTCATCTTCAATGCCAGACCTAAGGACATTCTACTTGGACTGCCTGTCGCTGTACTTGGTATGTGGGGGCCATTTTACTTAGGGTTTGATAGCGGCTGGGTTGTGGGAACTTGGGTAACTACCGTACTCATCACCTTGTATGGTACCTGGGTGGCTAAAAGGCTCGATTTGACCGGCTCTATTTACATCGTTCAGGGTATCATTATCCTCGTACCGGGTAGCCGTGTTATGGTCAGTGCCAGCCAATCTGTGTTTGAACAATCGATATTGCCGATCCCTAATATCGGTTTATCCGCATTATTTATGTTTTCGGCCATTGTCGCCGGTCAAATTACCGCATACTCAATATACTCGCCAAAAATAGAGAGATAG
- a CDS encoding HNH endonuclease, which translates to MKLTLNLGSLMTAINTMQPEKKGSFKWAYEETHIAKVDKELEQGKDVELKDVEIESGLLSYQGRNVSLYIKANGSSARFHVSDCKTLQSMRANGRFERYVVTNNTSGEFVVDSGYGETKARLKVCQNCLRKLNYKGCNSSNDIRSIVAEFNMAEFFATYSSFFPHMPSRNAETAETGYTNDWSRVSSRYRVDKNFECEDCKVNLRTNRSLLHVHHINGVKSDNSEKNLKALCIDCHSKQPKHQHMVLSHRERQLINDLRKDQGLLDDLGGWQELFELSDPGVHGVLHACREVHLSLPEVNYYVKDSLGDIASRIELAWPKRRFGVAISPNDINDALKQGWQVITANEFLSDYRSQAHTLRH; encoded by the coding sequence ATGAAGTTGACTCTCAACTTAGGCTCCTTGATGACAGCTATCAATACCATGCAACCAGAGAAAAAAGGTTCTTTCAAATGGGCCTATGAAGAAACGCATATAGCGAAAGTCGATAAAGAACTAGAGCAAGGTAAAGATGTAGAGCTTAAAGATGTAGAAATAGAGTCTGGTCTATTAAGTTACCAAGGACGGAATGTCAGCTTGTATATCAAAGCTAACGGCTCTAGTGCTCGTTTCCACGTCTCTGATTGTAAAACTCTTCAATCGATGAGAGCGAATGGACGTTTTGAACGCTATGTAGTGACGAATAATACTTCTGGGGAGTTTGTTGTTGACTCTGGGTATGGGGAAACTAAAGCGAGACTGAAAGTCTGCCAGAACTGTTTGAGAAAGCTTAACTATAAAGGCTGTAACTCTTCCAACGACATTCGCTCAATAGTAGCTGAATTTAACATGGCAGAATTCTTTGCGACATATAGCTCGTTTTTCCCTCATATGCCTTCTAGAAACGCAGAAACAGCTGAGACAGGATACACCAACGATTGGTCGAGAGTGTCTTCACGTTATCGCGTAGACAAGAACTTTGAATGTGAGGACTGTAAGGTAAACTTACGCACGAACCGTTCACTGCTGCATGTGCATCACATCAATGGCGTTAAGTCAGATAATAGTGAGAAGAACCTAAAAGCACTATGTATCGACTGTCACAGTAAGCAACCAAAACACCAGCACATGGTTCTGAGCCATCGCGAAAGACAATTGATTAACGATCTTCGCAAGGATCAAGGATTATTAGACGACCTTGGTGGCTGGCAGGAATTGTTCGAGCTGTCAGACCCAGGAGTTCATGGTGTTTTACATGCTTGTCGCGAAGTACACCTTTCGCTGCCTGAGGTTAACTACTATGTGAAGGATAGTTTGGGGGATATAGCTTCTCGTATTGAGCTAGCTTGGCCTAAACGTCGATTTGGTGTGGCGATTTCACCAAATGATATTAATGATGCACTAAAACAAGGTTGGCAAGTAATAACAGCAAATGAGTTTCTGAGTGATTACAGAAGCCAGGCTCACACGTTGAGGCATTGA
- the csm6 gene encoding CRISPR-associated ring nuclease Csm6 — translation MKNILLSTTGASPQVLTETLFAIAKSGRPFPDEVYVITTQSSKDVLLNGLIRDGHLEALKNEYQLPEFTFDESHVWLIENDKGEYIDDAKSIEDQTFMADFITKKVFELTQDEHTAIHASLAGGRKTMAFYFGYAMSMFGRSQDTLSHVFVDDAYEFVRDFWYPTKNQKWVTGKNGQGEVDVSQATVTLAEIPFVRMRNAVDPTVLSTMANLSFSQTVGMLNSSREGELSVTIDGSSKLISTLGIDVSLTAKELAFYLWLLDKGTEGLLVDRYFEDQQKHSIDFLNTYCQFARDPRVFGTFGTTPEDFVEGDYSTLSGMSKDFLQPICSTINRKLKKALPTQTAGMLEVVSISEGVNQRYSVALCRPDIEVSVINKHCESES, via the coding sequence ATGAAAAACATCCTTCTTTCAACAACTGGCGCCAGCCCGCAAGTCCTAACAGAAACACTCTTTGCCATAGCAAAGAGCGGTCGACCATTTCCAGATGAAGTGTACGTCATCACCACACAAAGCAGTAAAGATGTTTTGCTCAATGGCCTAATCCGAGACGGTCATCTAGAAGCACTCAAAAACGAATATCAACTGCCAGAGTTCACCTTTGATGAAAGCCATGTTTGGTTGATAGAAAATGATAAAGGCGAGTATATCGACGACGCCAAGTCCATCGAAGACCAAACCTTTATGGCTGATTTCATTACCAAAAAAGTGTTTGAGTTGACTCAAGATGAACATACGGCAATTCATGCGTCGCTAGCTGGTGGACGAAAAACCATGGCATTCTATTTTGGTTATGCGATGTCCATGTTCGGCCGCTCGCAGGACACATTGAGCCACGTGTTTGTCGATGATGCTTACGAGTTTGTTAGAGATTTTTGGTATCCGACCAAGAATCAAAAGTGGGTTACGGGTAAAAATGGCCAAGGTGAAGTCGATGTAAGTCAGGCGACGGTAACATTGGCAGAAATTCCATTTGTTAGGATGAGAAATGCCGTTGACCCAACAGTGCTATCCACTATGGCTAATCTTTCTTTTAGTCAAACGGTGGGCATGTTGAACTCCTCTCGAGAGGGAGAGCTGTCCGTTACCATCGATGGCTCATCCAAATTGATTTCCACATTGGGCATAGATGTTTCACTGACAGCCAAAGAGCTGGCGTTCTATCTTTGGCTTTTAGACAAAGGTACTGAGGGTCTGCTTGTTGATCGATATTTTGAAGACCAGCAGAAGCACAGCATCGATTTTCTAAACACTTACTGCCAGTTTGCACGTGACCCAAGGGTATTTGGCACCTTTGGCACTACACCTGAAGATTTTGTAGAGGGTGATTACTCTACATTATCTGGTATGAGCAAAGACTTCCTGCAGCCCATTTGTTCGACCATAAATCGCAAGCTTAAGAAAGCCTTACCAACTCAAACGGCAGGTATGTTGGAGGTAGTGTCGATTTCTGAGGGTGTAAACCAGCGTTATTCAGTTGCACTTTGTCGCCCGGATATCGAAGTGTCTGTCATCAACAAGCATTGTGAATCAGAGAGTTAA
- a CDS encoding EH signature domain-containing protein, with amino-acid sequence MSSSGFSFSQPRLPSSNKLTSHSFDEFLELGITDDRTPSFPPKTLMQIVALVSAQRSDEVHVFEWLEAIESEVQWKNLNEQERERACVAVWTGVGSQLVLGDIALFKMGLALDGKATSVVSELVESIDIARTVPIWSAIDQAKLDWLLALKTKDFDEMASLCYQGKQTLSGYIKFLRLPQANSYKAELANCLLSPISDGNLSDFDDVWLANNFYALDTTQQRVDFCERFIGKLEQFDYGDQCAEIIENHCFPLKKNSYWPQLGGASKAVLKKKFGLTSYFDLHAISAALYSEEAAIQLDFNDYQTRQIRSRSKFWSNYSSRFERVRVLLPSESYNWVESQNGGLPEFVHVLPNSTNTDSEIYIFELDNLLVVEFLRGTIAETRFYKKSDWNTQKLFDSEALTSEDIRTMTQLEVHDHLDFWQHYCEKLLRTKFKVLPNNGTKSFKGLSKALGQYSESRGLPKPDEGMVQKRKASLETWIERFWEAEVKTGKFGELRGLAQKSTLYLSKAIMAKQLGNQADYELFIKKAANQGNPEAMWQLGKNMLLGSNSDARTRKYGEDWISKAAAQGHKEAVETANRFRIAY; translated from the coding sequence TTGAGTAGTTCAGGTTTTTCGTTCTCGCAGCCGAGATTACCCAGCTCAAATAAGTTAACCAGCCATTCATTCGATGAGTTTCTGGAACTAGGAATTACTGACGACAGGACACCGAGCTTTCCACCAAAAACACTCATGCAAATAGTGGCGCTCGTCTCTGCTCAAAGGTCAGACGAAGTTCATGTTTTCGAATGGTTAGAAGCGATTGAAAGCGAAGTCCAGTGGAAAAACTTAAACGAGCAAGAACGTGAGCGTGCTTGTGTTGCGGTCTGGACCGGTGTTGGTAGTCAGCTGGTGCTTGGAGATATTGCGCTGTTCAAGATGGGGCTAGCGTTAGATGGAAAAGCAACGAGTGTAGTTTCTGAACTTGTTGAATCGATAGATATAGCGAGAACCGTGCCTATCTGGAGTGCGATAGATCAAGCCAAATTGGATTGGCTGTTGGCGCTAAAAACAAAAGATTTTGATGAAATGGCATCGCTTTGCTACCAAGGTAAACAGACTTTAAGTGGCTATATTAAGTTTTTGAGGTTGCCTCAAGCTAACAGTTACAAGGCAGAGTTGGCTAATTGCCTGCTAAGTCCAATATCGGATGGGAATCTATCAGATTTTGATGACGTTTGGCTTGCCAACAACTTTTACGCATTAGACACCACCCAACAAAGAGTTGATTTTTGTGAGCGCTTTATAGGCAAGCTTGAACAATTCGATTACGGAGACCAGTGTGCTGAAATCATAGAAAATCACTGTTTTCCTCTAAAGAAAAACAGCTACTGGCCTCAACTTGGTGGCGCATCAAAAGCAGTGTTAAAAAAGAAATTTGGTTTAACAAGTTACTTTGATTTGCATGCAATTTCGGCTGCCCTCTACTCTGAAGAGGCGGCTATTCAGCTTGATTTTAACGATTATCAAACCCGCCAGATTAGAAGTCGTTCCAAGTTCTGGTCAAATTACAGTAGTCGATTTGAACGAGTCAGGGTTTTACTTCCGAGCGAGAGCTATAACTGGGTTGAGTCTCAAAATGGGGGCCTGCCCGAATTCGTACATGTGTTGCCAAACTCCACAAATACAGACAGTGAGATCTATATCTTTGAACTAGATAATTTGCTTGTTGTTGAGTTTCTTCGAGGAACCATTGCAGAAACGCGATTTTATAAAAAGAGTGACTGGAATACACAAAAGTTGTTTGATAGCGAAGCTCTGACAAGTGAAGACATTCGCACTATGACTCAGCTTGAAGTACATGACCATCTTGATTTTTGGCAACACTATTGTGAAAAGCTTCTTAGAACCAAGTTTAAAGTCCTTCCAAATAATGGCACTAAATCCTTCAAAGGGTTATCGAAAGCACTAGGCCAGTACTCCGAGAGCAGAGGTCTACCCAAACCAGACGAAGGGATGGTTCAGAAACGTAAGGCGAGTTTAGAAACGTGGATTGAAAGATTTTGGGAAGCAGAAGTTAAAACTGGCAAGTTTGGAGAGTTACGTGGTTTAGCTCAGAAAAGTACTTTGTATCTATCGAAGGCGATCATGGCTAAGCAACTCGGAAATCAAGCTGATTACGAATTGTTTATAAAGAAAGCGGCTAATCAAGGTAATCCAGAAGCTATGTGGCAGCTTGGCAAGAATATGCTTTTGGGTTCAAACAGCGATGCGAGAACCCGAAAGTATGGAGAAGATTGGATTTCTAAAGCAGCAGCTCAAGGGCATAAAGAAGCGGTTGAGACCGCCAATCGCTTTAGAATTGCTTATTAA